In Setaria italica strain Yugu1 chromosome I, Setaria_italica_v2.0, whole genome shotgun sequence, the genomic window AGTCCTACCAACGCAAAATCGTTTCGAGGTCGAGGACTTAATGCAGAGGCTGTCCGACTAGATAAGAACGAAGCGAATAGACTAATGATGTGGATGGAGACAGCTCGTACCTCGTGCTGTGCCGTCAAGGTCCATGCCTCTCGCACCTCGTCCTTAATCATATCACGCTTCAAGCTGGTCACTCCTAGTCCTAGCCATACCATGCTAGCTCGACAAGCCTCCATTAATTTAATCCAAACACCATGGCACGCTGTTCCGATCTAACGCCCAGCCACTAAAATGAGTTTTCCATTgcactccctctccctccgtttcaaaatatAGTTACGTTTAGACTTTTTAAAATCAAACATAAATATAGTTACGTTTAGACTTTTTAAAGTCAAACATTTTTAACTGCGAATAGAGATTATAGAGAATAATAGTATAAAAATAATGTTAGCAGATTTATCATGAAACTaatgtaatatttttttattttaattttgagACGGAGGAAGTATAAGACTAAAATACATTTTCTTGTGATACTAGATTATCCATGTCTCGCGTTCTCCGATGTTACTATCCACGTCGAGATCCTAGGGCATGTTCCtaggcccttgtttagttccacccaaactcccaattttgacactatgcaaaaagaagatttcccatcacatcaaacttgcggtacatgcatagagtactaaatgtagacgaaatcaaaaactaattgcacagttttgttgtactttgcgagacgaatcttttgagcctaattagtcaatatttggacaataattcataaatacaaacgaaatgttacagtgtgctacagtgctacaacagtaattttggacacccaaattcagggcaactaaacaaggcctagtaTTCATGCCGTACTGTTCTTCGAGTCGCGCCAGTAGGGTGGACCGAAAATGGCACGGCCTAGCTGAAAACCATAAGTTATTTTACAATTATTCTTAAAAAAACCTTTAGTTGTAGGTGATGGGTAAGGGTAACAATAATATTGACAGATGCGTTCCAATAATGTTGTCATTGTAGAAGTTGGGCTAGGAGGCTAGGCCTGCCTGGCTGTCTGTTGAGGGTGCCATGTCTGTTGAACGAGAAGAAACGGTGACAAATCGATTCCTCTGCTACAGGTATCCGCGACTGCACGCGAGCAGTAGATGATCAAGAACAAGGCCGAACATGATCGGGTGGATGGGACGGCAGCACAGTAACATCAAGAGTTGCCGATCGAGCTCTTTTTATTTTTCGCAATGGAACGCTCATCCAATCCGATGTGCAGCCAACAGCAACCGAACCGAGGCGCTGTCGGCGCCCGCGTCGGTGAGCTATGAGCTAGTAAGCCAGCTTAACCGTTGGACACGGCCTGATCCAGACGGCATTCTCACCGCAACAACCAGCTGGGTCCTCCTGTCACTCGTTACTCACAGGCACAGCGCACAGGAAACTGATCCCAGCCAAGTTAAGCATAACACAGAGGAGACCGCTTGCATAGCATAACCATTTGCTCCGCTGTACTCCATTTAACCAGCAACAGCTCACAGGATTACACGAAAGCGACCGAGAATAATGGCAAGGGAGGCAGCAGAAAGACAGACGCACCATATCATACAGGTTACTGGTCAGAACGCACACATACACTGGTAAAGAGAGAGCCTGATTAACACTCCTGAAACATTTCACAACCGCCCTTCTTCACTTGATCCTCCTGGTCACTTGATGTAAGCTGATGTCCCTCGTCAAGCAATCTACAAGACAACAGGTTTGATAGTAAGATTACATAAAACACGCTTGTAATCTTCTTATAAAATGACCCACAAAATGGATTTAGTACATTCCTATGCTAGACAAGCATAAGGATTTTAACTCATATTCTTATACATTTTAAGTCAGAACACACAATCTCTCGAGAAGGCGAATCCTATACATTTCCAGGAGGAAAAGCAAAGGCTTACATAGATAACATTCCTTACAAGTGAATTACTTGCGCATATTGGAAAAAGAGTAACTGTAACAATGTAATCCATTATCAAGCCATAATGGAGAAATACAGAGTGATAAGAATCGATACTAACAAGCATAAGGATGAGATAACATCTAGAGCAAAGGAACGGTGAAGACATGGCAAAAATTCTAGCTTCCCTGTGAAAAATGTGACAAAATGCTAGCATAGGTGCTCCCAGCAGTAACGTTGCGAGACAGCAAAAAACAAACCAACGGATGTTCGGTAGTTGGAATTGCTGGGTGAGAAAACCACCTTTGTCcaaaaaagggaaaaaccaAACGACAACTGAAACTAATTCAAAGATCTCCAGTCATCACCGGAAAGATTCCATGATAAAACTATTAAATATGATGTTACGAACTCACTTATAAGTGCAAACCAGTCAAAATCCAAGGCAAAAGTTTAAGAACAAGAAGCTGTCCCCAGATAATAGCCTAGACTCATTAGTCGTATACAATTCTATCACAACAGGGAAAACAAAATATACTACTTATCACATAAAccataaacaaaacaaaagtgGTCCCAGGACTTGCCCACAAAAAGTGGAAGAATATGAAGAAGAGACTGAAGCAACCATCCAACTCATATTCcattaatttttttcaaaaaatgtcCGAAAAGAGGAAAACCAGACAACTgcaattaaattaaagaaaatctCCAGTCATGAAAGACCATGTTGAGGCGTGCGCTAATACACAAGCCTCTCCAGTCATAAAAGGCTTGAGTAAAAATCTGGTGACAAGGAACTAGAGGAAAGCTCCAGATAAAGAATTACAATTTTGCCTTGCCATCAAATTGCTCAGTTTAATTCTAGGATTAGTGTTGTGCAATAGGAGGCTCAAATATGGACCTCCACAGATTTTCCATAAAAAGAGTGTAAGATACCAAAACTTGGTTGATATTACAATTTTTCTATTAGGATGACTTGCTAGACAATCAACTTGACAAACCTGTTACATCATAACTAAGTCAATTGGCTTGCGGAATAGCACTGCATGACCTTGCAATCTTGTGTAGAGAATCAAGTCTTTATAGTTAGTTATAGGTTCATAGCACAATTGTTTATATGCATCATATCCTTGGAATTTTGATATGCGATCTAGTAAAGTATAATAATTGTGATTTAATCATTATCAGGACCCACCAAAATGAAAGCTAGATGCTTTTATTTGTGAGAATTATATGCCCAATATATTCCTAGTCTGTAATAGTTAGTAGCCACATGTATCCTATGATCAGCACCTTGGCGTCATTTCAAAGCTTCTTGCGCCAAATTTTCGCATGCAAAATTCTAAGTGACAACAAAATGGTGGGAAAGTTGTCTTACCATAAATACCCAACATTGCTAATGTCCGGCTGCTGCCGGTCCAGCCCAATTCGAGCCACTGGCACCATCTCTGAGCTCCTCCATCCACTCCGTGAAGAACTCTGGATCATAGCcgccctcctcatcctcctcacgATCACAATTGCCTTCTTCTATTCCTCCTTCCTCCATTGCATCAAGAACTGGCTCTGTAGGTCCTGCTGCAACATCCTTGTTTGGCTCGGTAACAGCTGGAGTGTGGCCTTCGAAGAGGGCGAGATGTCCGAACAGCTTGTCCTTGCGTGAGAAGGTGGTGCCGCAAGAGCAACGCCACTGTGCCTCCTCGCCGCAGTGGCGCAGGTGGCTGCGGAGGTCAGCGAGGACGGCGAAGCGCTTCTTCCCGTCGCAGCGCTCGCAGGCGTAGAGCTTGGGGCAGTGGCTGCGCCTGAAGTGGTTCCGCGCGCACACCGCCGACTTGAGCGGCCGGAAGCGGCGGTGCGCGCGGTTCCTGTTGCAGCCCGCGAAGGGGCAGGAGAAGCGCACCTCTCGGTCGCCGGCGGGAGGCTTCGGCTTGCCGTGGCCAGGGCGGGAGAGGGCGTCGAGGGTCTTGAAACGGTCGCCGTGCGCACGCATGTGCATCCGGAGGTTGGCGTCGCGGCGGAAGCCCTTGCCGCAGATCTCGCAGAAGTGGACGTGCTCCGCGAGCAGCTCGGCGGCGTCGAGCTCCACGACATCGTAGCCGCCGTCGCCCTTAGCAGCTTCTAGGGGCTGCTcttgggcggaggcggcggcagcagcagggaTCTCTCGGATGGGAGCGGGAGAGGGAGCTGCGGCGGTAGGAGGTGGGGTTGGGGCGGGGAAGGGGACGGAGGAAGCGAGGAGCGAGGCGGCGTTGAGGACGACGAGTTGGGCGGTGTAGGAGATCTCGGAGGAGACGGATTGGATGTCGGCGTAGGAGAGGGGCCGGGCCTCCCCCGAGATGGAGGCGGCGATACGGCCCCGGACGGCGGCCATGCGGTCCCCGAGCGCAGCCAGGCGGAGGAGGGCGAGGCTGGGGTCCCCGTCcgctcctccggcgccgccaccgacgAGCGCGTCAGAGGGTTCGCGGCCCGGCATGGTCAGCGGAGGCGGGGTGGTAGAACCCCTGGACGCGATTGAGCGGCtgcggctgccggcggcgccggcgacctggGTGCTCGTGGTGGAGTCCATTGCCTGCGAGTGGTGCCCAACTTGGATTGACACGACGCGCTTTGGTGCTGCTGACTGCTGAGGTTAGCGCGTTTTGCGTGCAAGCCCACTTTGCTTATGAAATTTGCGCTCGCGGTGTCAGCAATGAGTACACTTTCCGTTTCCTTTTTTCAAGGGGGTCGCGTCACAAATATGAACAAAAAGGCACTTTGGTTTGGTAAATTTGACTTTTTGTGCTCATTTACCGGTAtctttttaattatttattatGTATTTTTCGGACTAACGAGTCTTTTTTTACTGAGAAATTGTATAATGGAGGTCGTTTAGGTCTCCCTTGGAACGCAGGATTGTCAAAACATATGAATAGAAAAAATGTAGGAATAGAATGTCATCATACATGTAATCATATGGAGTGGAAAACTCAGGAAAACTGCAGCAACGATCGTTTGGATGGTGCACAAGAAAAACACAGGAATTGAATGATGACTTGATGAGAGAGAGTGAGACAAAGGAAACTTTCTATGAGGTCCAACCTCTTGGTAGAATTCCTCCAAAATTGCTACGGAACAAGCCATTCCATAGGAATTTTATAGGATGGGTAGGGATTCAATCCTTTATTCCAAAAATGGATTTCAAAGTAAAAATTCCTATAGGATCCAAAATCCTCTAAAATTCTTACACTTTTCCTTTATTTCAAAAGGGGTCTTAGTATTGTGATACGTCCAATGGAATAGCTTATCCTGTTCTTTATGTGACTTTCAAGATCTGAATCGTCATATCTCATACATATTGTGTCATTCATCCACAACATTAATTTTCCTAAGTAACTTTCATAAAATCACAGGTTTCATGGATATTGTATCAAAATATTCATGTTGGGGGCGTATCACTTAGCTATAGGTTTTATCGCACAAGTGTTCTACAAAACCTCACGCATTCATATTTTGTATGAAATCTAGCACATAGATCTAAACACATGATAAACCCACACTAGGTACTAGCCTAGGTTTATCACAAGCTCTATGATCACGTACCGTATACCACATATAAAATTTGAGATCATATATAAAATGATGATGTTTAATGAAGTGCTAGTAAAAACTAAGAACTTAAAAAGTTAAATTGCACATACATAAGGTATTAAGGTGTGTATAAATAAACTTCATTGTCTTATGGTACTAGTGTTCCAGTTCCACAAAACTTTGCACCTTTTCATATATTGCATGAAATCTAACCCATCCTTCTTACATATCGGATCGGATGACATGGCATTTATATGAACCCAACATGTGGTACTAGCCCAGGTTTATCGTAACCGCCATCTCTTTTCATATTATATACCCTCATTTCAAATTCGAGGTAAAATATAAAATGGTGGGATTTTAGAAACACTAATAAAAAAACTTAGAAGTAACATTTAATTTATGCTGATTTTGCCAAATGTTTGTTTTCTAAGATCATATGTTGTCCAAAAGATGAATTAGCGGTGAAACAAGAAACCAAAGCCACCTCGTATCGGTCAAAAGGCTAAGCAAAATAACTGACTTAAACAAATAAAATTGTCTATGTCTTAAGAAAAAATTAGATATTGAGCAGCACATGGCTATAAGAGGGATTTAGACcaatctatatatatatatatatatataaggtaTTGCAAAATTGTCTAGTGGACCTTTTCAAACATGGTTTTTGTTAGAAGTCACTAAATGAATGGCCGTGATGCACCAACTAGTTTGATTATTTTAATTAAAAAGTAACtataaataataatttttatCCAGTCCCATTCACATCAACAAGGGCACTCGACTTCGGTGGAGCCAACCAGCACTTATGCTATCACATCCTTCATCCCCTCACAAACTCTAGGGGGGCAATGGCCCCTCCCGATGGCGGTGGCCCCCAATGACGGCATCAACGCCTTCTGATGAAAGCCTCTTACGAGGAATTTTTGCCAGTAAATTATCATTACTTTgtagtgttttttttataatgatgaTAATTTTAGTTGCATGTGGCAAATGCCATTTAAACAGAGTCCAGCATCCAGTTTTGATATATTGCATTCGAGGATGTTTGCATATGGTTGGCATGAAACGGTATTTTGGAGCTTTTCTATAAAAAGCCACTACTAGCTTTTGAATCCGAAAAGCcaacactagcttttagaagatgttTTTAGCTTTCTGACCTACACAAGAAGTTCGTTGTTTGTTTAACCTTCTGACTTTTCACAGTAAGAAACTATCCATAATCTCAAACAAATAGGTCCTTAACTATTTTGAACCCGGGTCCAGCTAGCAAGAGCAATCAAAATCGTAAATTGTTTGGACCCAAATCCAGCTGGCCAGACCAATCAAATCGTAAATTGGCAAT contains:
- the LOC101757868 gene encoding zinc finger protein STAR3, producing the protein MDSTTSTQVAGAAGSRSRSIASRGSTTPPPLTMPGREPSDALVGGGAGGADGDPSLALLRLAALGDRMAAVRGRIAASISGEARPLSYADIQSVSSEISYTAQLVVLNAASLLASSVPFPAPTPPPTAAAPSPAPIREIPAAAAASAQEQPLEAAKGDGGYDVVELDAAELLAEHVHFCEICGKGFRRDANLRMHMRAHGDRFKTLDALSRPGHGKPKPPAGDREVRFSCPFAGCNRNRAHRRFRPLKSAVCARNHFRRSHCPKLYACERCDGKKRFAVLADLRSHLRHCGEEAQWRCSCGTTFSRKDKLFGHLALFEGHTPAVTEPNKDVAAGPTEPVLDAMEEGGIEEGNCDREEDEEGGYDPEFFTEWMEELRDGASGSNWAGPAAAGH